A region from the Aegilops tauschii subsp. strangulata cultivar AL8/78 chromosome 5, Aet v6.0, whole genome shotgun sequence genome encodes:
- the LOC109773788 gene encoding tyrosine N-monooxygenase-like, with protein sequence MGKIGASLSSAAAKALLLVLAFINLAIQRLLLLRRPKSKIASGAGGHSSSITNGTSAAALPPGPVPWPVVGNLPEMMFNKPAFRWIHQMMEKMGTDIACVRLGGVHVVAVTCPSIAREVLRKQDANFASRPLTFASSTFSGGYKNAVLTPFGDQWKKMRRVLTSEIVCPSRHRWLHDRRAHEADNLTRYVYALSTGSASASGVDVRHVARHYCGNVIRSLVFGRRYFGEPQPDGGPGPMEVEHMDAVFTSMGLLFAFCISDYLPWLRGLDLDGQEKLVKEANATVNRLHDTVIDERWRQWKSGERRELDDFLDVLITLEDAEGKPLLAIEEVKAQSQDITFAAVDNPSNVVEWALAEMANAPEVMLKAMEEMDQVVGRERLVQESDIPYLNYAKACIREAFRLHPVAPFNVPHVALADTTVAGYRVPKGSHIILSRTGLGRNPAIWDEALCFNPERHMNLADGGDVVLTENELRFISFSTGRRGCIASSLGTAMCVMLFGRLLQGFTWSKPSGLSAIDLSESKHDLFMAKPLMLYAEPRLPMHLYSTTNI encoded by the exons ATGGGGAAGATTGGAGCATCGCTCTCCTCTGCTGCTGCCAAGGCGCTACTGCTAGTGCTAGCCTTCATCAACCTCGCGATCCAGAGGCTGCTGCTGCTCAGGCGCCCCAAGAGCAAGATAGCGAGCGGTGCCGGTGGTCACAGCTCTAGCATTACTAATGGTACGTCGGCGGCGGCTCTCCCGCCAGGGCCGGTGCCTTGGCCGGTGGTGGGGAACCTCCCTGAGATGATGTTCAACAAGCCGGCGTTCCGGTGGATCCACCAGATGATGGAGAAGATGGGCACCGACATCGCCTGCGTCCGCCTGGGCGGTGTCCACGTCGTCGCCGTCACCTGCCCCAGCATCGCCCGTGAGGTGCTCAGGAAGCAGGACGCCAACTTCGCCTCCCGCCCGCTCACCTTCGCCTCCTCCACCTTCAGCGGCGGGTACAAGAACGCCGTGCTCACGCCGTTCGGCGACCAGTGGAAGAAGATGCGCCGCGTGCTCACCTCGGAGATCGTCTGCCCGTCCCGGCACCGGTGGCTCCACGACCGCCGCGCTCACGAGGCCGACAACCTCACCCGCTACGTCTacgccctctccacggggtctgCGTCCGCGTCGGGCGTGGACGTGAGGCACGTGGCGAGGCACTACTGCGGCAACGTCATCCGCTCGCTCGTCTTCGGCCGGCGTTACTTCGGCGAGCCTCAGCCGGACGGAGGGCCGGGCCCGATGGAGGTGGAGCACATGGACGCCGTGTTCACGTCCATGGGTCTCCTCTTTGCGTTCTGCATCTCCGACTACCTCCCTTGGCTGCGCGGCCTGGACCTCGACGGCCAGGAGAAGTTGGTCAAGGAGGCAAACGCGACGGTGAACCGGCTCCACGACACGGTCATCGACGAGCGGTGGAGGCAGTGGAAGTCCGGTGAGAGGAGGGAGCTCGACGACTTCCTCGACGTGCTCATCACGCTGGAGGACGCCGAGGGGAAGCCGCTGCTCGCCATCGAGGAAGTCAAAGCGCAATCGCAG GACATAACATTTGCGGCGGTTGACAACCCGTCAAATGTGGTGGAGTGGGCGTTGGCGGAGATGGCGAATGCGCCAGAGGTGATGTTGAAGGCGATGGAGGAGATGGACCAGGTGGTGGGCCGAGAGCGGCTCGTGCAGGAATCAGACATTCCGTATCTCAACTATGCCAAGGCATGCATTCGTGAGGCATTTCGGCTGCACCCGGTCGCCCCTTTCAATGTACCACATGTTGCCCTAGCCGACACCACAGTCGCCGGTTACCGCGTGCCCAAGGGCAGCCACATCATCCTCAGCCGAACTGGGCTTGGCCGAAACCCGGCCATCTGGGACGAGGCGCTCTGCTTCAATCCAGAGCGCCACATGAATTTGGCTGATGGCGGCGACGTGGTGCTCACGGAAAACGAGTTGCGGTTCATCTCCTTCAGCACCGGCCGCCGCGGATGCATCGCATCGTCGCTTGGGACAGCCATGTGTGTGATGCTCTTTGGACGGCTACTACAGGGGTTCACTTGGAGCAAGCCGTCGGGGTTGTCGGCCATTGATCTCAGCGAGTCAAAGCATGACTTATTCATGGCCAAGCCGTTGATGCTGTATGCCGAGCCACGCCTGCCGATGCATCTCTACTCCACCACCAACATCTAA